A window from Symphalangus syndactylus isolate Jambi chromosome 22, NHGRI_mSymSyn1-v2.1_pri, whole genome shotgun sequence encodes these proteins:
- the SUN1 gene encoding SUN domain-containing protein 1 isoform X4: MNMDFSRLHMYSPPQCVPENTGYTYALSSSYSSDALDFETEHKLDPVFDSPRMSRRSLRLATTACTLGDGEAVGANNGTSSAVSLKNRVARTAKQRRSANKSAFSINHVSRQVTSSGISHGGTDSLQDAVTRRPSVLDESWIREQTTVDHFWGLDDDGDLKGGNKAAIQGNGDVGAATATAHNGFSCSNCSMLSERKDVLTAHPAAPGPVSRVYSRDRNQKRGASFYVNRILWLARYTASSFSSFLVQLFQVVLMKLNYESENYKLKTHESKDCESESYKSKSHESKAHASYYGRMNVREVLREDGHLSVNGEALCNDCKGKRHLDAHTAIHLQSPRPPGRAGTLQHIWACAGYFLLQILRRIGAAGRAVSRTAWSALWLAVVAPGKAASGVFWWLGIGWYQLVTLISWLNVFLLTRCLRTICKFLVLLIPLFLLLAGLSLRSQGDFFSFLPVLNWASMHRTQRVDDPQDVFKPATSRRNQPLQGDNEALPWHWMSGVEQQVASLSGQCHHHGENLQELTALLQKLQARVDQMDGGAARPSASTDFMAFHQEHEVRISHLEDILGKLREKSEAIQKDLEQTKQKTISAVGEQLLPTVEHLQLELDQLKSELSSWRHVKNGCETVDAVRERVDVQVREMVKLLFSEDQQGSSLEQLLQRFSSQFVSKGDLHTMLRDLELQILRNVTHHVSVTKQLPTSEAMVSAVSEVGASGITEAQARAIVNNALKLYSQDKTGMVDFALESGGGSILSTRCSETYETKTALMSLFGIPLWYFSQSPRVVIQPDVYPGNCWAFKGSQGYLVVRLSMMIHPAAFTLEHIPKTLSPTGNISSAPKDFAVYGLENEYQEEGQLLGQFTYDQDGESLQMFQALKRPDDTAFQIVELRIFSNWGHPEYTCLYRFRVHGEPVK; the protein is encoded by the exons TTCCAGTTATTCTTCAGATGCTCTGGATTTTGAGACGGAGCACAAATTGGACCCTGTATTTGATTCTCCACGGATGTCCCGCCGTAGTTTGCGCCTGGCCACGACAGCATGCACCCTGGGGGATGGTGAGGCTGTGGGTGCCAACAACGGCACCAGCAGCGCTGTCTCCCTGAAGAACCGAGTGGCCAG aacAGCAAAACAGCGCAGAAGCGCAAACAAATCAGCTTTTAGTATCAACCACGTGTCAAGGCAGGTCACGTCCTCTGGCATCAGCCACGGCGGCACTGACAGCCTGCAGGATGCTGTGACTCGACGGCCTTCTGTACTGGACGAGTCTTGGATTCGTGAACAGACCACAGTGGACCACTTCTGGG gtcttgatgatgatggtgatctTAAAG GTGGAAATAAAGCTGCCATTCAGGGAAACGGGGATGTGGGAGCCGCCACCGCCACCGCACACAACGGCTTCTCCTGCAGCAACTGCAGCATGCTGTCCGAGCGCAAGGACGTGCTCACGGCGCACCCCGCGGCCCCCGGGCCCGTGTCGAGAGTTTATTCTAGGGACAGGAATCAAAAAC GCGGTGCGTCTTTCTACGTGAATAGGATTTTGTGGCTGGCCAGATACACTGCGTCatctttttcatcatttttagtTCAACTTTTTCAAGTGGTTTTAATGAAGCTCAATTATGAATCAGAAAATTACAAATTGAAAACTCATGAATCAAAAGATTGTGAATCCGAAAGCTATAAGTCAAAAAGCCATGAATCAAaag CTCATGCCAGTTACTATGGGAGAATGAATGTGAGAGAGGTTCTCAGAGAGGATGGCCACCTCAGTGTAAATGGGGAAGCGCTGT GCAACGACTGTAAGGGCAAGAGGCACCTCGACGCACACACAGCCATCCACTTGCAGTCGCCACGGCCGCCCGGGCGGGCAGGGACCCTCCAGCACATCTGGGCATGTGCAG GTTACTTCTTGCTGCAGATTCTGCGCAGGATCGGAGCTGCGGGCCGGGCTGTGTCCAGGACGGCGTGGTCGGCCCTTTGGCTGGCTGTGGTTGCTCCAG GGAAGGCAGCCTCTGGAGTGTTCTGGTGGCTGGGGATTGGATGGTACCAGCTTGTGACTTTGATTTCGTGGCTGAATGTGTTTCTTCTTACCAG GTGCCTTCGAACCATCTGCAAGTTTTTAGTCTTGCTCATCCCACTCTTCCTTTTACTAG CAGGTCTCTCCTTACGGAGCCAGGGCGATTTCTTTTCGTTCCTGCCCGTGTTGAACTGGGCAAGCATGCATAGAACGCAGCGGGTGGATGACCCCCAGGACGTATTTAAACCCGCAACTTCTCGCCGGAACCAGCCTCTGCAG GGTGACAATGAGGCTCTTCCATGGCATTGGATGAGTGGCGTGGAGCAGCAGGTGGCCTCTCTGTCTGGACAGTGCCACCACCATGGCGAGAATCTCCAAGAGCTGACTGCTTTGCTTCAGAAGCTGCAGGCTCGGGTGGACCAGATGGACGGTGGCGCTGCCAGGCCGTCAGCATCG aCTGACTTTATGGCTTTTCACCAAGAACATGAAGTGCGCATCTCACACTTGGAAGATATTCTGGGAAAACTGAGAGAAAAATCTGAG GCCATCCAGAAGGATCTAGAGCAGACCAAGCAAAAAACAATCAG TGCGGTTGGTGAGCAGCTTCTGCCCACGGTCGAGCACCTCCAGCTGGAACTGGATCAGCTAAAGTCAGAGCTGTCCAGCTGGCGACACGTGAAGAACGGCTGTGAGACAGTGGATGCCGTACGAGAAAGA GTGGATGTGCAAGTCAGAGAAATGGTGAAACTCCTGTTTTCTGAAGATCAGCAAGGCAGTTCTCTGGAACAGCTGCTGCAGAGGTTCTCATCACAGTTTGTGAGCAAAGGCGACTTGCACACGATGCTGCGAGACCTGGAGCTGCAAATCCTGAGGAACGTCACCCACCACGTTTCTGTGACCAAGCAGCTCCCAACCTCGGAAGCCATGGTGTCTGCTGTGAGCGAGGTGGGGGCGTCTGGAATAACAGAGGCG CAAGCACGTGCCATTGTGAACAACGCCTTGAAGCTGTATTCCCAAGATAAGACTGGGATGGTGGACTTTGCTCTGGAGTCTGGCG GTGGCAGCATCTTAAGTACTCGCTGTTCTGAAACTTACGAAACCAAAACGGCGCTGATGAGTCTGTTTGGGATCCCGCTGTGGTACTTCTCGCAGTCCCCGCGCGTGGTCATCCAG CCTGACGTTTACCCCGGTAACTGCTGGGCATTTAAAGGCTCCCAGGGGTATCTGGTGGTGAGGCTCTCCATGATGATCCACCCAGCCGCCTTCACTCTGGAGCACATCCCTAAGACGCTGTCGCCAACAGGCAACATCAGCAGCGCCCCCAAGGACTTTGCCGTCTAC GGATTAGAAAATGAGTATCAGGAAGAAGGGCAGCTTCTGGGACAGTTCACATATGATCAGGACGGGGAGTCACTCCAGATGTTCCAGGCCCTG AAAAGACCCGACGACACAGCTTTCCAAATAGTGGAACTTCGGATTTTTTCTAACTGGGGCCATCCTGAGTATACCTGTTTGTATCGGTTCAGAGTTCATGGCGAGCCAGTCAAGTGA
- the SUN1 gene encoding SUN domain-containing protein 1 isoform X14, with protein sequence MNMDFSRLHMYSPPQCVPENTGYTYALSSSYSSDALDFETEHKLDPVFDSPRMSRRSLRLATTACTLGDGEAVGANNGTSSAVSLKNRVARTAKQRRSANKSAFSINHVSRQVTSSGISHGGTDSLQDAVTRRPSVLDESWIREQTTVDHFWGLDDDGDLKGGNKAAIQGNGDVGAATATAHNGFSCSNCSMLSERKDVLTAHPAAPGPVSRVYSRDRNQKRGASFYVNRILWLARYTASSFSSFLVQLFQVVLMKLNYESENYKLKTHESKDCESESYKSKSHESKGNDCKGKRHLDAHTAIHLQSPRPPGRAGTLQHIWACAGYFLLQILRRIGAAGRAVSRTAWSALWLAVVAPGKAASGVFWWLGIGWYQLVTLISWLNVFLLTRCLRTICKFLVLLIPLFLLLAGLSLRSQGDFFSFLPVLNWASMHRTQRVDDPQDVFKPATSRRNQPLQGDNEALPWHWMSGVEQQVASLSGQCHHHGENLQELTALLQKLQARVDQMDGGAARPSASTDFMAFHQEHEVRISHLEDILGKLREKSEAIQKDLEQTKQKTISAVGEQLLPTVEHLQLELDQLKSELSSWRHVKNGCETVDAVRERVDVQVREMVKLLFSEDQQGSSLEQLLQRFSSQFVSKGDLHTMLRDLELQILRNVTHHVSVTKQLPTSEAMVSAVSEVGASGITEAQARAIVNNALKLYSQDKTGMVDFALESGGGSILSTRCSETYETKTALMSLFGIPLWYFSQSPRVVIQPDVYPGNCWAFKGSQGYLVVRLSMMIHPAAFTLEHIPKTLSPTGNISSAPKDFAVYGLENEYQEEGQLLGQFTYDQDGESLQMFQALKRPDDTAFQIVELRIFSNWGHPEYTCLYRFRVHGEPVK encoded by the exons TTCCAGTTATTCTTCAGATGCTCTGGATTTTGAGACGGAGCACAAATTGGACCCTGTATTTGATTCTCCACGGATGTCCCGCCGTAGTTTGCGCCTGGCCACGACAGCATGCACCCTGGGGGATGGTGAGGCTGTGGGTGCCAACAACGGCACCAGCAGCGCTGTCTCCCTGAAGAACCGAGTGGCCAG aacAGCAAAACAGCGCAGAAGCGCAAACAAATCAGCTTTTAGTATCAACCACGTGTCAAGGCAGGTCACGTCCTCTGGCATCAGCCACGGCGGCACTGACAGCCTGCAGGATGCTGTGACTCGACGGCCTTCTGTACTGGACGAGTCTTGGATTCGTGAACAGACCACAGTGGACCACTTCTGGG gtcttgatgatgatggtgatctTAAAG GTGGAAATAAAGCTGCCATTCAGGGAAACGGGGATGTGGGAGCCGCCACCGCCACCGCACACAACGGCTTCTCCTGCAGCAACTGCAGCATGCTGTCCGAGCGCAAGGACGTGCTCACGGCGCACCCCGCGGCCCCCGGGCCCGTGTCGAGAGTTTATTCTAGGGACAGGAATCAAAAAC GCGGTGCGTCTTTCTACGTGAATAGGATTTTGTGGCTGGCCAGATACACTGCGTCatctttttcatcatttttagtTCAACTTTTTCAAGTGGTTTTAATGAAGCTCAATTATGAATCAGAAAATTACAAATTGAAAACTCATGAATCAAAAGATTGTGAATCCGAAAGCTATAAGTCAAAAAGCCATGAATCAAaag GCAACGACTGTAAGGGCAAGAGGCACCTCGACGCACACACAGCCATCCACTTGCAGTCGCCACGGCCGCCCGGGCGGGCAGGGACCCTCCAGCACATCTGGGCATGTGCAG GTTACTTCTTGCTGCAGATTCTGCGCAGGATCGGAGCTGCGGGCCGGGCTGTGTCCAGGACGGCGTGGTCGGCCCTTTGGCTGGCTGTGGTTGCTCCAG GGAAGGCAGCCTCTGGAGTGTTCTGGTGGCTGGGGATTGGATGGTACCAGCTTGTGACTTTGATTTCGTGGCTGAATGTGTTTCTTCTTACCAG GTGCCTTCGAACCATCTGCAAGTTTTTAGTCTTGCTCATCCCACTCTTCCTTTTACTAG CAGGTCTCTCCTTACGGAGCCAGGGCGATTTCTTTTCGTTCCTGCCCGTGTTGAACTGGGCAAGCATGCATAGAACGCAGCGGGTGGATGACCCCCAGGACGTATTTAAACCCGCAACTTCTCGCCGGAACCAGCCTCTGCAG GGTGACAATGAGGCTCTTCCATGGCATTGGATGAGTGGCGTGGAGCAGCAGGTGGCCTCTCTGTCTGGACAGTGCCACCACCATGGCGAGAATCTCCAAGAGCTGACTGCTTTGCTTCAGAAGCTGCAGGCTCGGGTGGACCAGATGGACGGTGGCGCTGCCAGGCCGTCAGCATCG aCTGACTTTATGGCTTTTCACCAAGAACATGAAGTGCGCATCTCACACTTGGAAGATATTCTGGGAAAACTGAGAGAAAAATCTGAG GCCATCCAGAAGGATCTAGAGCAGACCAAGCAAAAAACAATCAG TGCGGTTGGTGAGCAGCTTCTGCCCACGGTCGAGCACCTCCAGCTGGAACTGGATCAGCTAAAGTCAGAGCTGTCCAGCTGGCGACACGTGAAGAACGGCTGTGAGACAGTGGATGCCGTACGAGAAAGA GTGGATGTGCAAGTCAGAGAAATGGTGAAACTCCTGTTTTCTGAAGATCAGCAAGGCAGTTCTCTGGAACAGCTGCTGCAGAGGTTCTCATCACAGTTTGTGAGCAAAGGCGACTTGCACACGATGCTGCGAGACCTGGAGCTGCAAATCCTGAGGAACGTCACCCACCACGTTTCTGTGACCAAGCAGCTCCCAACCTCGGAAGCCATGGTGTCTGCTGTGAGCGAGGTGGGGGCGTCTGGAATAACAGAGGCG CAAGCACGTGCCATTGTGAACAACGCCTTGAAGCTGTATTCCCAAGATAAGACTGGGATGGTGGACTTTGCTCTGGAGTCTGGCG GTGGCAGCATCTTAAGTACTCGCTGTTCTGAAACTTACGAAACCAAAACGGCGCTGATGAGTCTGTTTGGGATCCCGCTGTGGTACTTCTCGCAGTCCCCGCGCGTGGTCATCCAG CCTGACGTTTACCCCGGTAACTGCTGGGCATTTAAAGGCTCCCAGGGGTATCTGGTGGTGAGGCTCTCCATGATGATCCACCCAGCCGCCTTCACTCTGGAGCACATCCCTAAGACGCTGTCGCCAACAGGCAACATCAGCAGCGCCCCCAAGGACTTTGCCGTCTAC GGATTAGAAAATGAGTATCAGGAAGAAGGGCAGCTTCTGGGACAGTTCACATATGATCAGGACGGGGAGTCACTCCAGATGTTCCAGGCCCTG AAAAGACCCGACGACACAGCTTTCCAAATAGTGGAACTTCGGATTTTTTCTAACTGGGGCCATCCTGAGTATACCTGTTTGTATCGGTTCAGAGTTCATGGCGAGCCAGTCAAGTGA
- the SUN1 gene encoding SUN domain-containing protein 1 isoform X43, with protein MNMDFSRLHMYSPPQCVPENTGYTYALSSSYSSDALDFETEHKLDPVFDSPRMSRRSLRLATTACTLGDGEAVGANNGTSSAVSLKNRVARTAKQRRSANKSAFSINHVSRQVTSSGISHGGTDSLQDAVTRRPSVLDESWIREQTTVDHFWGLDDDGDLKGGNKAAIQGNGDVGAATATAHNGFSCSNCSMLSERKDVLTAHPAAPGPVSRVYSRDRNQKRYFLLQILRRIGAAGRAVSRTAWSALWLAVVAPGKAASGVFWWLGIGWYQLVTLISWLNVFLLTRCLRTICKFLVLLIPLFLLLAGLSLRSQGDFFSFLPVLNWASMHRTQRVDDPQDVFKPATSRRNQPLQGDNEALPWHWMSGVEQQVASLSGQCHHHGENLQELTALLQKLQARVDQMDGGAARPSASTDFMAFHQEHEVRISHLEDILGKLREKSEAIQKDLEQTKQKTISAVGEQLLPTVEHLQLELDQLKSELSSWRHVKNGCETVDAVRERVDVQVREMVKLLFSEDQQGSSLEQLLQRFSSQFVSKGDLHTMLRDLELQILRNVTHHVSVTKQLPTSEAMVSAVSEVGASGITEAQARAIVNNALKLYSQDKTGMVDFALESGGGSILSTRCSETYETKTALMSLFGIPLWYFSQSPRVVIQPDVYPGNCWAFKGSQGYLVVRLSMMIHPAAFTLEHIPKTLSPTGNISSAPKDFAVYGLENEYQEEGQLLGQFTYDQDGESLQMFQALKRPDDTAFQIVELRIFSNWGHPEYTCLYRFRVHGEPVK; from the exons TTCCAGTTATTCTTCAGATGCTCTGGATTTTGAGACGGAGCACAAATTGGACCCTGTATTTGATTCTCCACGGATGTCCCGCCGTAGTTTGCGCCTGGCCACGACAGCATGCACCCTGGGGGATGGTGAGGCTGTGGGTGCCAACAACGGCACCAGCAGCGCTGTCTCCCTGAAGAACCGAGTGGCCAG aacAGCAAAACAGCGCAGAAGCGCAAACAAATCAGCTTTTAGTATCAACCACGTGTCAAGGCAGGTCACGTCCTCTGGCATCAGCCACGGCGGCACTGACAGCCTGCAGGATGCTGTGACTCGACGGCCTTCTGTACTGGACGAGTCTTGGATTCGTGAACAGACCACAGTGGACCACTTCTGGG gtcttgatgatgatggtgatctTAAAG GTGGAAATAAAGCTGCCATTCAGGGAAACGGGGATGTGGGAGCCGCCACCGCCACCGCACACAACGGCTTCTCCTGCAGCAACTGCAGCATGCTGTCCGAGCGCAAGGACGTGCTCACGGCGCACCCCGCGGCCCCCGGGCCCGTGTCGAGAGTTTATTCTAGGGACAGGAATCAAAAAC GTTACTTCTTGCTGCAGATTCTGCGCAGGATCGGAGCTGCGGGCCGGGCTGTGTCCAGGACGGCGTGGTCGGCCCTTTGGCTGGCTGTGGTTGCTCCAG GGAAGGCAGCCTCTGGAGTGTTCTGGTGGCTGGGGATTGGATGGTACCAGCTTGTGACTTTGATTTCGTGGCTGAATGTGTTTCTTCTTACCAG GTGCCTTCGAACCATCTGCAAGTTTTTAGTCTTGCTCATCCCACTCTTCCTTTTACTAG CAGGTCTCTCCTTACGGAGCCAGGGCGATTTCTTTTCGTTCCTGCCCGTGTTGAACTGGGCAAGCATGCATAGAACGCAGCGGGTGGATGACCCCCAGGACGTATTTAAACCCGCAACTTCTCGCCGGAACCAGCCTCTGCAG GGTGACAATGAGGCTCTTCCATGGCATTGGATGAGTGGCGTGGAGCAGCAGGTGGCCTCTCTGTCTGGACAGTGCCACCACCATGGCGAGAATCTCCAAGAGCTGACTGCTTTGCTTCAGAAGCTGCAGGCTCGGGTGGACCAGATGGACGGTGGCGCTGCCAGGCCGTCAGCATCG aCTGACTTTATGGCTTTTCACCAAGAACATGAAGTGCGCATCTCACACTTGGAAGATATTCTGGGAAAACTGAGAGAAAAATCTGAG GCCATCCAGAAGGATCTAGAGCAGACCAAGCAAAAAACAATCAG TGCGGTTGGTGAGCAGCTTCTGCCCACGGTCGAGCACCTCCAGCTGGAACTGGATCAGCTAAAGTCAGAGCTGTCCAGCTGGCGACACGTGAAGAACGGCTGTGAGACAGTGGATGCCGTACGAGAAAGA GTGGATGTGCAAGTCAGAGAAATGGTGAAACTCCTGTTTTCTGAAGATCAGCAAGGCAGTTCTCTGGAACAGCTGCTGCAGAGGTTCTCATCACAGTTTGTGAGCAAAGGCGACTTGCACACGATGCTGCGAGACCTGGAGCTGCAAATCCTGAGGAACGTCACCCACCACGTTTCTGTGACCAAGCAGCTCCCAACCTCGGAAGCCATGGTGTCTGCTGTGAGCGAGGTGGGGGCGTCTGGAATAACAGAGGCG CAAGCACGTGCCATTGTGAACAACGCCTTGAAGCTGTATTCCCAAGATAAGACTGGGATGGTGGACTTTGCTCTGGAGTCTGGCG GTGGCAGCATCTTAAGTACTCGCTGTTCTGAAACTTACGAAACCAAAACGGCGCTGATGAGTCTGTTTGGGATCCCGCTGTGGTACTTCTCGCAGTCCCCGCGCGTGGTCATCCAG CCTGACGTTTACCCCGGTAACTGCTGGGCATTTAAAGGCTCCCAGGGGTATCTGGTGGTGAGGCTCTCCATGATGATCCACCCAGCCGCCTTCACTCTGGAGCACATCCCTAAGACGCTGTCGCCAACAGGCAACATCAGCAGCGCCCCCAAGGACTTTGCCGTCTAC GGATTAGAAAATGAGTATCAGGAAGAAGGGCAGCTTCTGGGACAGTTCACATATGATCAGGACGGGGAGTCACTCCAGATGTTCCAGGCCCTG AAAAGACCCGACGACACAGCTTTCCAAATAGTGGAACTTCGGATTTTTTCTAACTGGGGCCATCCTGAGTATACCTGTTTGTATCGGTTCAGAGTTCATGGCGAGCCAGTCAAGTGA
- the SUN1 gene encoding SUN domain-containing protein 1 isoform X6, which yields MNMDFSRLHMYSPPQCVPENTGYTYALSSSYSSDALDFETEHKLDPVFDSPRMSRRSLRLATTACTLGDGEAVGANNGTSSAVSLKNRVARTAKQRRSANKSAFSINHVSRQVTSSGISHGGTDSLQDAVTRRPSVLDESWIREQTTVDHFWGLDDDGDLKGGNKAAIQGNGDVGAATATAHNGFSCSNCSMLSERKDVLTAHPAAPGPVSRVYSRDRNQKRGASFYVNRILWLARYTASSFSSFLVQLFQVVLMKLNYESENYKLKTHESKDCESESYKSKSHESKGNDCKGKRHLDAHTAIHLQSPRPPGRAGTLQHIWACAGYFLLQILRRIGAAGRAVSRTAWSALWLAVVAPGKAASGVFWWLGIGWYQLVTLISWLNVFLLTRCLRTICKFLVLLIPLFLLLAGLSLRSQGDFFSFLPVLNWASMHRTQRVDDPQDVFKPATSRRNQPLQGDNEALPWHWMSGVEQQVASLSGQCHHHGENLQELTALLQKLQARVDQMDGGAARPSASVRDAVGQPLRETDFMAFHQEHEVRISHLEDILGKLREKSEAIQKDLEQTKQKTISAVGEQLLPTVEHLQLELDQLKSELSSWRHVKNGCETVDAVRERVDVQVREMVKLLFSEDQQGSSLEQLLQRFSSQFVSKGDLHTMLRDLELQILRNVTHHVSVTKQLPTSEAMVSAVSEVGASGITEAQARAIVNNALKLYSQDKTGMVDFALESGGGSILSTRCSETYETKTALMSLFGIPLWYFSQSPRVVIQPDVYPGNCWAFKGSQGYLVVRLSMMIHPAAFTLEHIPKTLSPTGNISSAPKDFAVYGLENEYQEEGQLLGQFTYDQDGESLQMFQALKRPDDTAFQIVELRIFSNWGHPEYTCLYRFRVHGEPVK from the exons TTCCAGTTATTCTTCAGATGCTCTGGATTTTGAGACGGAGCACAAATTGGACCCTGTATTTGATTCTCCACGGATGTCCCGCCGTAGTTTGCGCCTGGCCACGACAGCATGCACCCTGGGGGATGGTGAGGCTGTGGGTGCCAACAACGGCACCAGCAGCGCTGTCTCCCTGAAGAACCGAGTGGCCAG aacAGCAAAACAGCGCAGAAGCGCAAACAAATCAGCTTTTAGTATCAACCACGTGTCAAGGCAGGTCACGTCCTCTGGCATCAGCCACGGCGGCACTGACAGCCTGCAGGATGCTGTGACTCGACGGCCTTCTGTACTGGACGAGTCTTGGATTCGTGAACAGACCACAGTGGACCACTTCTGGG gtcttgatgatgatggtgatctTAAAG GTGGAAATAAAGCTGCCATTCAGGGAAACGGGGATGTGGGAGCCGCCACCGCCACCGCACACAACGGCTTCTCCTGCAGCAACTGCAGCATGCTGTCCGAGCGCAAGGACGTGCTCACGGCGCACCCCGCGGCCCCCGGGCCCGTGTCGAGAGTTTATTCTAGGGACAGGAATCAAAAAC GCGGTGCGTCTTTCTACGTGAATAGGATTTTGTGGCTGGCCAGATACACTGCGTCatctttttcatcatttttagtTCAACTTTTTCAAGTGGTTTTAATGAAGCTCAATTATGAATCAGAAAATTACAAATTGAAAACTCATGAATCAAAAGATTGTGAATCCGAAAGCTATAAGTCAAAAAGCCATGAATCAAaag GCAACGACTGTAAGGGCAAGAGGCACCTCGACGCACACACAGCCATCCACTTGCAGTCGCCACGGCCGCCCGGGCGGGCAGGGACCCTCCAGCACATCTGGGCATGTGCAG GTTACTTCTTGCTGCAGATTCTGCGCAGGATCGGAGCTGCGGGCCGGGCTGTGTCCAGGACGGCGTGGTCGGCCCTTTGGCTGGCTGTGGTTGCTCCAG GGAAGGCAGCCTCTGGAGTGTTCTGGTGGCTGGGGATTGGATGGTACCAGCTTGTGACTTTGATTTCGTGGCTGAATGTGTTTCTTCTTACCAG GTGCCTTCGAACCATCTGCAAGTTTTTAGTCTTGCTCATCCCACTCTTCCTTTTACTAG CAGGTCTCTCCTTACGGAGCCAGGGCGATTTCTTTTCGTTCCTGCCCGTGTTGAACTGGGCAAGCATGCATAGAACGCAGCGGGTGGATGACCCCCAGGACGTATTTAAACCCGCAACTTCTCGCCGGAACCAGCCTCTGCAG GGTGACAATGAGGCTCTTCCATGGCATTGGATGAGTGGCGTGGAGCAGCAGGTGGCCTCTCTGTCTGGACAGTGCCACCACCATGGCGAGAATCTCCAAGAGCTGACTGCTTTGCTTCAGAAGCTGCAGGCTCGGGTGGACCAGATGGACGGTGGCGCTGCCAGGCCGTCAGCATCGGTCAGAGACGCTGTGGGACAGCCCCTGAGGGAA aCTGACTTTATGGCTTTTCACCAAGAACATGAAGTGCGCATCTCACACTTGGAAGATATTCTGGGAAAACTGAGAGAAAAATCTGAG GCCATCCAGAAGGATCTAGAGCAGACCAAGCAAAAAACAATCAG TGCGGTTGGTGAGCAGCTTCTGCCCACGGTCGAGCACCTCCAGCTGGAACTGGATCAGCTAAAGTCAGAGCTGTCCAGCTGGCGACACGTGAAGAACGGCTGTGAGACAGTGGATGCCGTACGAGAAAGA GTGGATGTGCAAGTCAGAGAAATGGTGAAACTCCTGTTTTCTGAAGATCAGCAAGGCAGTTCTCTGGAACAGCTGCTGCAGAGGTTCTCATCACAGTTTGTGAGCAAAGGCGACTTGCACACGATGCTGCGAGACCTGGAGCTGCAAATCCTGAGGAACGTCACCCACCACGTTTCTGTGACCAAGCAGCTCCCAACCTCGGAAGCCATGGTGTCTGCTGTGAGCGAGGTGGGGGCGTCTGGAATAACAGAGGCG CAAGCACGTGCCATTGTGAACAACGCCTTGAAGCTGTATTCCCAAGATAAGACTGGGATGGTGGACTTTGCTCTGGAGTCTGGCG GTGGCAGCATCTTAAGTACTCGCTGTTCTGAAACTTACGAAACCAAAACGGCGCTGATGAGTCTGTTTGGGATCCCGCTGTGGTACTTCTCGCAGTCCCCGCGCGTGGTCATCCAG CCTGACGTTTACCCCGGTAACTGCTGGGCATTTAAAGGCTCCCAGGGGTATCTGGTGGTGAGGCTCTCCATGATGATCCACCCAGCCGCCTTCACTCTGGAGCACATCCCTAAGACGCTGTCGCCAACAGGCAACATCAGCAGCGCCCCCAAGGACTTTGCCGTCTAC GGATTAGAAAATGAGTATCAGGAAGAAGGGCAGCTTCTGGGACAGTTCACATATGATCAGGACGGGGAGTCACTCCAGATGTTCCAGGCCCTG AAAAGACCCGACGACACAGCTTTCCAAATAGTGGAACTTCGGATTTTTTCTAACTGGGGCCATCCTGAGTATACCTGTTTGTATCGGTTCAGAGTTCATGGCGAGCCAGTCAAGTGA